One part of the Haliotis asinina isolate JCU_RB_2024 chromosome 2, JCU_Hal_asi_v2, whole genome shotgun sequence genome encodes these proteins:
- the LOC137272352 gene encoding lengsin-like: MSQMKVSFDYLRLTVSDMYGNSKGRIVPSHHAEQTCRTGVTVRIGVPKALRKGYGFVVIPDLSTMKNIAWDGGEQYKVAEVICDAYWLKDKTPVTFLPRYVAQQQLQRLADNGYAMLSGFEMEYMLYYKGEPASGKHRMYHLDHTQHSEFLFALDKGMRNAGVDVENFHTEWDAGLYESVLKASKGITAADQAFTFRNGALQVASKHADYEVSFNARQESGEVGMHYNHSLLSVESSENIFSDSSKPDGISDLGRCWLAGLLKHSRALSAFWCPTVNCYDRLHRPRRPGNINWGCENRLTCFRVKADTDKIGVYFENRIPSGNSNPYLAVAATIAAGLDGIFNNLDCPPECPDTEETSSNSTAPDTLPASLPEALSALQADTDIVNILGKELVQWFAVAANRDIELNS; this comes from the exons ATGTCTCAGATGAAAGTCTCCTTCGACTATTTACGACTAACTGTCTCCGATATGTATGGAAATTCAAAAGGAAGAATTGTTCCTAGCCACCATGCCGAACAAACTTGTAGAACTGGAGTCACGGTACGAATAG GCGTTCCTAAGGCACTGCGAAAGGGTTATGGCTTTGTAGTAATTCCCGACCTCAGCACAATGAAGAATATTGCCTGGGATGGGGGTGAACAGTACAAGGTGGCTGAAGTCATATGCGATGCATATTGGTTGAAAGACAAGACACCTGTTACGTTTCTTCCGAGGTATGTTGCTCAACAACAGCTTCAAAGATTGGCAGACAATGGGTACGCAATGTTATCGGGATTTGAGATGgaatatatgttgtattataAAGGCGAACCTGCATCGGGGAAACACCGAATGTATCATTTGGACCACACTCAACACAGCGAATTCCTCTTTGCCTTAGACAAAGGCATGCGCAACGCAGGTGTTGATGTTGAGAACTTCCATACAGAGTGGGATGCTGGACTCTACGAAAGCGTTTTGAAGGCATCCAAAGGCATCACCGCCGCTGACCAAGCTTTTACTTTTCGAAATGGAGCCCTTCAAGTAGCGAGTAAGCATGCAGATTATGAAGTTAGCTTTAACGCAAGACAAGAATCGGGTGAAGTCGGAATGCATTACAATCATTCATTATTGTCGGTAGAAAGtagtgaaaatattttcagtgattCAAGCAAGCCCGATGGTATATCAGATTTGGGAAGATGTTGGCTCGCTGGACTGCTGAAACACTCACGGGCTCTTTCAGCCTTTTGGTGTCCGACTGTCAATTGTTATGATCGACTCCACCGCCCAAGGAGACCAGGGAATATCAACTGGGGATGTGAAAATCGTCTTACATGTTTCCGCGTTAAAGCTGATACTGATAAAATAGGCGTCTATTTTGAGAACCGGATTCCAAGCGGCAATAGCAATCCATATCTGGCTGTAGCTGCCACGATAGCTGCAGGTTTAGACGGGATATTCAATAACTTGGATTGTCCTCCTGAATGTCCAGACACAGAAGAGACATCTTCCAACTCCACAGCACCTGATACTCTCCCAGCCTCCCTCCCCGAGGCTCTGTCTGCCCTCCAGGCAGATACTGACATTGTGAATATTCTCGGGAAGGAGCTGGTCCAATGGTTTGCTGTAGCTGCAAACAGAGATATTGAATTAAACAGCTGA